A window of Rhododendron vialii isolate Sample 1 chromosome 13a, ASM3025357v1 contains these coding sequences:
- the LOC131313085 gene encoding glycolipid transfer protein 1: MEGTVFAPAIEGMKHVKSEEGEMLAMPFLDVCKLILPVIDKFGAAMALVKSDIGGNITRLENKYLSNPSEFHFLYSMVRVEIEAKTSKDSSSCTNGLLWLTRAMDFLVGLFRDLLEHPDWTMSQACTDSYSKTLKKWHGWLASSTFTLAMKLAPERKKFMDVVGGTGDIDLDIEKFCTTFSPLLEENHKFLASVGMDDLKAS; this comes from the exons ATGGAGGGGACAGTGTTCGCTCCTGCTATAGAAGGAATGAAACATGTCAAATCTGAAGAAGGGGAAATGCTTGCAATGCCTTTCCTAGATGTTTGCAAACTAATATTACCTGTTATAG ACAAGTTTGGAGCTGCCATGGCACTTGTAAAATCTGACATTGGTGGCAATATTACT AGGTTGGAGAACAAGTATTTGTCCAACCCATCAGAATTCCACTTCTTGTACAGTATGGTTCGGGTAGAGATTGAAGCCAAGACATCAAAAGACTCATCCAGCTGCACCAATGGTCTTCTTTGGTTAACAAG GGCCATGGATTTCTTGGTAGGATTGTTCCGCGACTTACTGGAGCATCCAGACTGGACTATGTCACAAGCTTGTACTGATTCCTACAGCAAGACACTGAAGAAATGGCATGGCTGGCTAGCCAGTTCAACTTTTACG CTGGCTATGAAGCTTGCTCCTGAAAGGAAGAAATTCATGGATGTAGTAGGGGGCACTGGTGATATTGATCTTGATATTGAAAAGTTTTGCACAACCTTCTCTCCACTCCTTGAAGAGAACCACAAGTTTTTG GCTAGTGTTGGGATGGATGACTTGAAAGCCTCGTAA